Proteins from a single region of Nakamurella deserti:
- the sucD gene encoding succinate--CoA ligase subunit alpha, which produces MAIFLDENSRIIVQGMTGGEGMKHTARMLASGATVVGGVNARKAGTKASFDSGDQPVFGTVSEAINETGANVTVLFVPPPFAKDAALEAIDSGIELAVIITEGIPVHDSAVVWAHAVSTGNKTRIIGPNCPGIISPGKSNAGIIPATITGPGRIGLVSKSGTLTYQMMHELRDLGFSSAIGIGGDPVIGTTHIDALEAFQNDPETDAIVMIGEIGGDAEERAAAYIKDNVSKPVVGYVAGFTAPEGKTMGHAGAIVSGSAGTAAAKQEALEAVGVRVGKTPSETARLLREVIA; this is translated from the coding sequence ATGGCAATCTTTCTCGACGAGAACTCCCGGATCATCGTCCAGGGCATGACCGGCGGCGAGGGCATGAAGCACACCGCCCGCATGCTCGCCTCCGGCGCGACCGTGGTCGGTGGCGTCAACGCCCGCAAGGCCGGCACCAAGGCCTCCTTCGACTCCGGCGACCAGCCGGTCTTCGGCACCGTCTCCGAGGCGATCAACGAGACCGGTGCCAACGTCACCGTGCTGTTCGTGCCGCCGCCGTTCGCCAAGGACGCGGCCCTGGAGGCCATCGACTCCGGCATCGAGCTCGCGGTGATCATCACCGAGGGCATCCCGGTGCACGACTCGGCCGTGGTCTGGGCGCACGCGGTGAGCACGGGCAACAAGACCCGCATCATCGGGCCGAACTGCCCCGGCATCATCAGCCCCGGCAAGTCCAACGCCGGCATCATCCCGGCCACGATCACCGGCCCCGGCCGCATCGGCCTGGTCTCCAAGTCGGGCACGCTGACCTACCAGATGATGCACGAGCTGCGCGATCTCGGCTTCTCCAGCGCCATCGGCATCGGCGGTGACCCGGTCATCGGCACCACCCACATCGACGCGCTCGAGGCGTTCCAGAACGATCCCGAGACCGACGCGATCGTGATGATCGGTGAGATCGGCGGCGACGCCGAGGAGCGGGCCGCGGCCTACATCAAGGACAACGTGAGCAAGCCGGTCGTCGGCTACGTCGCGGGCTTCACCGCCCCCGAGGGCAAGACGATGGGCCATGCGGGCGCCATCGTGTCCGGCTCCGCCGGCACCGCCGCCGCCAAGCAGGAGGCCCTCGAGGCCGTCGGCGTCCGGGTCGGCAAGACCCCGTCGGAGACCGCGCGGCTGCTGCGCGAGGTCATCGCCTAG
- the purN gene encoding phosphoribosylglycinamide formyltransferase translates to MPRTAPLRVVVLASGTGTLLQALLDARPAAGSWTVTAVGSDLHSCQALDRAAAAGVPTFTVALADHPTRADWDAALAAACADADLIVSAGFMKLVGPAFLAAHDGKMINSHPSLLPSFPGMHAARDALAYGVHVTGCTIFLVDAGVDAGPIVAQEAVRVLPDDTVASLHERIKVAERGLLVSVVTSLATHGWRVAGRKVVPS, encoded by the coding sequence GTGCCCCGAACCGCCCCGCTGCGCGTCGTCGTACTCGCCTCGGGTACCGGCACCCTGCTGCAGGCCCTGCTGGACGCCCGACCGGCCGCCGGGAGCTGGACCGTCACCGCCGTCGGCTCGGACCTGCACTCCTGTCAGGCCCTCGACCGGGCCGCCGCCGCCGGCGTCCCGACGTTCACCGTGGCGCTCGCCGACCACCCGACCCGCGCCGACTGGGACGCCGCCCTGGCGGCGGCCTGTGCCGACGCCGACCTGATCGTCAGTGCGGGCTTCATGAAGCTGGTCGGGCCGGCGTTCCTGGCCGCCCACGACGGGAAGATGATCAACTCCCACCCGTCGCTGCTGCCGTCGTTCCCGGGCATGCACGCCGCCCGGGACGCCCTCGCGTACGGGGTGCACGTCACCGGCTGCACCATCTTCCTGGTCGACGCCGGTGTCGACGCCGGACCGATCGTCGCGCAGGAGGCCGTCCGGGTCCTTCCGGACGACACCGTCGCATCGCTCCACGAACGCATCAAGGTCGCCGAACGCGGCCTGCTGGTCTCCGTGGTGACGTCGCTGGCCACCCACGGCTGGCGTGTCGCCGGACGAAAGGTTGTCCCCTCATGA
- a CDS encoding DUF5336 domain-containing protein: protein MNHPQGGGPQADAPRNNPQPGGPQHGGQQYGGPRYGASPQGGFGPPQQPYSPSGTPQGGQQFGYAPSGQPQPGSPTPGGRPRAPRAGLPSLPVLAVLTVCALALLNAVFGFLRAAELTRTGDESVPLGSVYAVAGWIPALLVVSGLAAAATRLKGVSVPTLWAVSAATAVMGGVGGLFYLVSREGADAGLGFVLAAGDRSVESGVSAGLVLVVLFGLLQLVAALGGLLLTQSPQLARRASGAVPDAAGGSAAGGPADGGPGFPGRQGRPGEQSQQGQPGQQGQPGQFGQQGEPGQQGQQSQPAAAGSWGPQQPPRPAPAGPPSWGAGDRSGPGAGQPASAERYQDYRQPSGSSPLPGSAGGWTAYTPQPGGETPHPSSAGPAGYSPAHPAAGGIAPYDQYSPTARFGVDAREATADGPAAGSPSFFDPQSGRQVQTGLTETPKAVPPPPWIPEPAPAEPGEAERALRPDPAPTVEYERTGYGASDFEWEPTYSEAAADDPDETEREDVVRYETPEQRPQYAPPKLDSARHEGWDAGFAEDTLNGTGQPPAEQNDRYRPIPRAE, encoded by the coding sequence GTGAACCATCCGCAGGGCGGTGGTCCGCAGGCCGATGCCCCCCGGAACAACCCGCAGCCGGGCGGCCCGCAGCACGGCGGTCAGCAGTACGGCGGCCCGCGGTACGGCGCGTCACCGCAGGGCGGGTTCGGTCCGCCTCAGCAGCCGTACTCCCCGTCCGGGACGCCCCAGGGCGGTCAGCAGTTCGGATACGCCCCGTCCGGTCAACCGCAGCCCGGATCGCCGACCCCGGGGGGACGCCCGCGCGCGCCGCGCGCGGGGCTGCCGTCGTTGCCGGTGCTCGCCGTGCTCACGGTGTGTGCGCTGGCGCTGCTCAACGCCGTCTTCGGCTTCCTCCGGGCGGCGGAGCTGACCCGCACGGGCGACGAGTCCGTTCCGCTCGGATCGGTGTACGCGGTCGCCGGCTGGATCCCCGCGCTGCTCGTCGTCAGTGGGCTGGCCGCCGCGGCCACCCGGCTGAAGGGCGTCTCCGTCCCGACCCTGTGGGCGGTCAGCGCCGCCACCGCCGTCATGGGCGGCGTGGGGGGACTGTTCTACCTGGTGTCCCGCGAGGGCGCCGACGCCGGACTGGGGTTCGTGCTCGCGGCCGGTGACCGCTCGGTCGAGTCCGGGGTGTCCGCCGGTCTCGTGCTCGTGGTGCTGTTCGGGCTGCTGCAGCTGGTGGCCGCCCTCGGTGGGCTGTTGCTCACCCAGTCGCCGCAGCTGGCCCGTCGCGCGTCCGGCGCGGTCCCCGACGCCGCTGGCGGTTCGGCCGCGGGTGGGCCGGCCGACGGCGGCCCGGGTTTCCCCGGGCGGCAGGGCCGGCCCGGTGAGCAGAGTCAGCAGGGGCAGCCTGGTCAGCAGGGACAGCCTGGTCAGTTCGGTCAGCAGGGTGAGCCGGGTCAGCAGGGTCAGCAGAGTCAGCCTGCCGCTGCCGGGTCCTGGGGTCCGCAGCAGCCGCCACGACCGGCCCCGGCCGGGCCACCGTCGTGGGGTGCGGGCGACCGGAGCGGTCCGGGTGCAGGTCAGCCCGCCTCGGCCGAGCGGTACCAGGACTACCGGCAGCCGTCCGGATCCTCGCCGCTGCCGGGTTCGGCGGGCGGCTGGACCGCGTACACCCCGCAGCCCGGCGGCGAGACCCCGCACCCGTCGTCCGCGGGACCGGCCGGATACTCCCCGGCCCATCCGGCCGCAGGTGGTATCGCCCCCTACGACCAGTACAGCCCGACCGCCCGGTTCGGCGTCGACGCCCGCGAGGCAACGGCGGACGGGCCGGCGGCCGGGTCCCCGTCGTTCTTCGATCCGCAGTCCGGACGCCAGGTGCAGACCGGCCTGACCGAGACGCCGAAGGCCGTGCCGCCGCCGCCGTGGATCCCCGAGCCCGCCCCGGCCGAGCCGGGGGAGGCGGAGCGCGCGCTGCGACCGGACCCGGCCCCGACGGTCGAGTACGAGCGCACCGGGTACGGAGCGTCGGACTTCGAATGGGAACCGACGTACAGCGAGGCCGCCGCCGACGACCCCGACGAGACGGAGCGCGAGGACGTGGTCCGGTACGAGACGCCCGAGCAGCGCCCGCAGTACGCGCCGCCCAAGCTGGACTCCGCCCGGCACGAGGGCTGGGACGCCGGTTTCGCCGAGGACACCCTGAACGGGACCGGACAGCCACCCGCCGAGCAGAACGACCGCTACCGGCCCATCCCGCGCGCCGAGTGA
- a CDS encoding DUF2520 domain-containing protein, with protein sequence MTDPWVPERPRSQRFLAGPRWAGRLAIVGQGRMGRGMSVALRTAGAAVSGPHPRGFAGDGSEAVLLCVPDDRIAAAAALLVEGPFVGHCAGALPLSVLATVPPERRFSVHPLITATTARAVFTGASAAVAGGSRGARAVASTIAVTAGMRPFVLDETDRAAYHAGAAMAANFLVTVQWAAARLLTTAGVPPTAVLPLARQALAAWSELGPDALTGPVARGDVGTVAAHRSAVADRTPDLLPLFDELVRATERLASREETP encoded by the coding sequence GTGACGGATCCGTGGGTGCCCGAGAGGCCGAGGTCGCAGCGGTTCCTCGCCGGCCCGCGGTGGGCGGGACGGTTGGCGATCGTCGGGCAGGGCCGCATGGGCCGCGGGATGTCGGTGGCCCTCCGGACGGCCGGCGCCGCGGTGTCCGGACCGCACCCACGCGGCTTCGCCGGGGACGGGTCGGAGGCCGTGCTGCTCTGCGTGCCGGACGACCGGATCGCCGCCGCGGCGGCACTGCTGGTGGAAGGTCCGTTCGTCGGGCACTGCGCCGGCGCCCTGCCGCTGTCGGTGCTCGCGACCGTGCCGCCCGAACGCCGGTTCTCCGTACACCCCCTGATCACCGCCACCACCGCCCGGGCCGTCTTCACCGGCGCGTCGGCGGCCGTCGCCGGGGGTTCCCGCGGCGCGCGTGCCGTCGCCTCCACCATCGCCGTCACGGCGGGGATGCGTCCGTTCGTCCTCGACGAGACCGATCGCGCCGCCTACCACGCGGGTGCGGCGATGGCGGCGAACTTCCTGGTGACCGTGCAGTGGGCGGCCGCCCGGCTGCTCACCACCGCCGGCGTGCCGCCCACCGCGGTGCTGCCGCTGGCCCGGCAGGCCCTGGCCGCCTGGTCCGAGCTCGGACCCGACGCGCTCACCGGACCGGTCGCCCGCGGCGACGTCGGGACCGTCGCCGCGCACCGGTCCGCCGTCGCCGACCGCACCCCCGACCTGCTGCCGCTGTTCGACGAACTCGTCCGCGCCACCGAACGGCTGGCCTCCCGGGAGGAGACCCCATGA
- the purH gene encoding bifunctional phosphoribosylaminoimidazolecarboxamide formyltransferase/IMP cyclohydrolase: MTDRLPLRRALVSVSDKTGLLELGRGLADAGVSIVSTGNSAKTLSEAGIPVTSVESVTGFAEAFEGRVKTLHPSIHGGLLADRRKPEHVAQLRELGIEPFDLVVVNLYPFVATVASGAAPAEVIEQIDIGGPAMVRAAAKNHPSVAIVVDPAAYPAVLEAVAAGGFTLPERQALAAQAYRHTAAYDVQVASWLGNVVVATPGGSRFPEWIGATWERDAVLRYGENPHQEAALYRNAAGAPGLAQATQLHGKEMSYNNYVDSDAAWRAAHDHGDRPTVAIIKHANPCGIAVDADVATAHRKAHACDPVSAFGGVIATNRTVTAEMAEQVADIFTEVLLAPGFDDAALAVLTRKKNIRLLAVPGGPNTAVESRAISGGLLVQSVDTIAAPGDDPAAWTLAAGEPVSEQVLADLVFAWRACRAVKSNAILLASDAASVGIGMGQVNRVDSARLAVERAAGRAAGAVAASDAFFPFADGLQVLLDAGVSAVVQPGGSVRDAESIAAARDAGATMYFTGTRHFFH; encoded by the coding sequence ATGACCGACCGCCTCCCCCTCCGCCGCGCCCTGGTGTCGGTCTCGGACAAGACCGGGCTGCTCGAACTCGGCCGCGGCCTCGCCGACGCCGGGGTGTCGATCGTGTCGACCGGCAACTCGGCGAAGACCCTGTCCGAGGCGGGCATCCCGGTCACGTCGGTGGAGAGCGTCACCGGCTTCGCGGAGGCCTTCGAGGGCCGGGTCAAGACCCTGCACCCGTCGATCCACGGCGGGCTGCTCGCCGACCGCCGCAAGCCCGAGCACGTCGCCCAGCTCCGCGAGCTCGGTATCGAGCCCTTCGACCTGGTCGTGGTGAACCTGTACCCGTTCGTCGCCACGGTGGCGTCCGGCGCGGCCCCGGCCGAGGTGATCGAGCAGATCGACATCGGCGGTCCGGCGATGGTGCGCGCGGCGGCCAAGAACCATCCGTCGGTCGCGATCGTGGTCGATCCTGCCGCCTATCCCGCGGTCCTGGAGGCCGTCGCCGCCGGCGGTTTCACGCTGCCGGAGCGGCAGGCGCTGGCCGCGCAGGCCTACCGGCACACGGCCGCTTACGACGTGCAGGTGGCGAGCTGGCTGGGCAACGTCGTCGTCGCCACCCCCGGTGGCAGCCGCTTCCCGGAGTGGATCGGCGCAACCTGGGAGCGGGACGCGGTGCTGCGCTACGGCGAGAACCCGCACCAGGAGGCGGCGCTGTACCGCAACGCCGCCGGTGCACCGGGTCTGGCGCAGGCGACGCAGCTGCACGGCAAGGAGATGTCCTACAACAACTACGTCGACAGCGACGCCGCCTGGCGGGCCGCCCACGACCACGGCGACCGGCCGACGGTGGCGATCATCAAGCACGCCAACCCCTGCGGCATCGCCGTCGACGCCGACGTCGCGACCGCGCACCGCAAGGCCCACGCCTGCGATCCGGTGAGCGCCTTCGGTGGGGTCATCGCCACCAACCGGACCGTGACCGCCGAGATGGCCGAGCAGGTCGCCGACATCTTCACCGAGGTGCTGCTCGCCCCGGGCTTCGACGACGCCGCGCTGGCCGTCCTCACCCGGAAGAAAAACATCCGGCTGCTGGCCGTCCCCGGCGGGCCGAACACCGCGGTGGAGAGCCGGGCCATCAGCGGCGGGTTGCTCGTCCAGTCGGTCGACACCATCGCCGCCCCCGGCGACGACCCGGCGGCCTGGACGCTGGCCGCCGGCGAGCCGGTCTCCGAGCAGGTGCTGGCCGACCTCGTCTTCGCGTGGCGCGCCTGCCGGGCGGTCAAGTCCAACGCCATCCTGCTGGCGTCGGACGCAGCCAGCGTCGGCATCGGGATGGGGCAGGTCAACCGGGTCGACTCCGCGCGGCTGGCCGTCGAGCGGGCCGCCGGCCGGGCCGCCGGTGCGGTCGCCGCGTCCGACGCGTTCTTCCCGTTCGCCGACGGCCTGCAGGTGCTGCTCGACGCCGGGGTCAGCGCCGTCGTCCAGCCGGGCGGCTCCGTCCGCGACGCCGAGTCGATCGCCGCGGCCCGCGACGCCGGCGCCACCATGTACTTCACCGGCACCCGGCACTTCTTCCACTGA
- a CDS encoding CPBP family intramembrane glutamic endopeptidase, with the protein MDSPRRRALGAAVTVQVSRFLVLYATVLLAPLVGISGWFVGLAANVTCTVFAVVLVTRYRLWHRIGWSWRPRGRRSLPWLAPFLVEALLWTLPAGLVDRPPGYGWWSLSLLLVGVNEELTSRGVVLSRLERAFPPGVAVAVTAALFGLQHLSAFATTSRGGVDILGNVLASACFGVALGAYQSRFRWIVPLIAAHAVLDLTPTLGAWSFGDLAVAAISVAYLAVGVAILRGRAPS; encoded by the coding sequence GTGGACAGCCCCCGTCGCCGCGCGCTCGGTGCCGCCGTCACGGTGCAGGTCAGCCGCTTCCTGGTGCTGTACGCCACCGTTCTGCTGGCGCCGCTGGTGGGGATCTCCGGATGGTTCGTGGGGCTGGCGGCCAACGTCACCTGCACGGTGTTCGCGGTCGTGCTCGTCACCCGGTACCGGCTGTGGCACCGGATCGGCTGGTCGTGGCGGCCGCGCGGGCGGCGGTCGTTGCCGTGGCTGGCGCCGTTCCTCGTCGAGGCCCTGCTGTGGACGCTGCCGGCCGGTCTCGTCGACCGGCCGCCCGGGTACGGGTGGTGGTCGCTGAGCCTGCTCCTGGTGGGGGTGAACGAGGAGCTGACGAGCCGGGGCGTCGTGCTGAGCCGGCTGGAGCGGGCGTTCCCGCCGGGCGTGGCCGTGGCGGTCACCGCCGCACTGTTCGGCCTGCAGCATCTGTCCGCCTTCGCCACCACCTCCCGCGGCGGCGTCGACATCCTCGGCAACGTGCTCGCCTCGGCCTGTTTCGGGGTGGCCCTGGGCGCCTACCAGTCGCGCTTCCGGTGGATCGTGCCGCTGATCGCGGCCCACGCCGTCCTCGACCTCACCCCGACCCTGGGGGCGTGGTCGTTCGGCGACCTCGCCGTCGCCGCCATCTCGGTCGCCTACCTCGCGGTGGGGGTGGCGATCCTGCGCGGACGGGCGCCGTCCTGA
- a CDS encoding DUF6350 family protein: MREDDRGASARRRRDSRARTGRRPQGPGARTPRTTASRPAESAVGRRTPDTAPDAAPDLRPDSVAHPAGTVTAAPPSRDLTELGVATGEGALRAALVMFAGFAGTVALGLVLWAINPGTDLGAEPAVRAATAAYVLAHFGHVGIAGASLTLSPLSLTLVFALLLGAGPGRGRVARPSIAAEAASVIAGALTYAALVVVAAVTLAPPGVAVFGAAVGALLVAAAALSLGMVRRGEALRGWLAGRLPAWASAGAVAGGAAALTVVAGAAAVFAVSLALAFGTASDLGSTLADGAGDAVGLALAGLAYVPNAVLGTVGYVTGVGVGIGAGRWSPLGSVPADLPPFPLLAAVPGTTGVSAVGLVTLLVPLAAGIVAGLAVLRRVADRRQRWAGVATAAGVAGVTVGVLVWAGSGGVSGGPWPHIGAVGWQVGPVLAGVVLVVAGAWVGAAARGAAVGPNGHEPDPAPDDAHPADAPATDGDGADGPAEDDDTTTWPDGDGADRAGDGTVPDADAPAATGTGFDAFDGSDTFDADEASPERPATGDARDDVRAVGDRPAPADAHDDPATDAVTPTKSTAGADERPDGVPFSDGTTGDGAGTDGSLTTPDSGTPDSGTPDSGTPGGGTTGGGTTAGRADGVPAGITTPGGIPAPDGTTADLTTPGGAITTGGVDDPEPDDPTVGTVGSGGGSHPVDDPDATRRPSRDDA; encoded by the coding sequence GTGAGGGAGGACGACCGCGGCGCATCCGCACGCCGTCGGCGCGACTCCCGCGCCCGCACCGGACGACGCCCGCAGGGCCCCGGCGCCCGTACCCCCCGCACCACCGCGTCCCGACCGGCCGAGTCGGCCGTCGGACGACGGACGCCCGACACCGCGCCCGATGCTGCGCCCGACCTGAGGCCCGACTCCGTCGCCCACCCGGCCGGGACCGTCACCGCGGCACCGCCGTCCCGGGACCTCACCGAGCTCGGCGTGGCCACCGGCGAGGGGGCACTGCGCGCGGCTCTGGTGATGTTCGCCGGCTTCGCCGGCACCGTCGCCCTGGGGCTCGTCCTGTGGGCGATCAACCCCGGCACGGACCTCGGGGCCGAACCCGCGGTCCGCGCCGCCACCGCCGCCTACGTACTCGCCCACTTCGGCCACGTCGGGATCGCCGGCGCCTCGCTCACCCTCAGCCCGCTGTCGCTGACCCTGGTGTTCGCGCTGCTCCTCGGCGCCGGCCCCGGCCGCGGTCGGGTCGCGAGACCGTCGATCGCCGCCGAAGCGGCATCCGTGATCGCCGGCGCCCTCACCTACGCCGCTCTCGTCGTCGTCGCCGCCGTGACCCTGGCACCGCCCGGGGTGGCGGTGTTCGGGGCGGCCGTCGGCGCCCTGCTCGTCGCGGCCGCGGCGTTGTCGCTGGGGATGGTCCGCCGCGGCGAGGCACTGCGCGGGTGGCTGGCCGGGCGGCTCCCGGCCTGGGCCAGCGCCGGCGCCGTGGCCGGCGGTGCCGCGGCACTCACCGTGGTCGCCGGCGCCGCCGCCGTCTTCGCGGTGTCGCTGGCGCTGGCCTTCGGCACCGCCTCCGACCTCGGCTCGACGCTGGCCGACGGTGCCGGGGACGCGGTGGGGCTGGCGCTGGCCGGGCTCGCCTACGTGCCGAACGCCGTCCTGGGCACCGTCGGCTACGTCACCGGGGTCGGGGTGGGGATCGGCGCCGGCCGCTGGTCGCCGCTGGGCTCCGTACCTGCCGACCTGCCCCCGTTCCCGCTGCTCGCGGCGGTGCCCGGCACCACCGGGGTGTCCGCGGTCGGGCTGGTGACGCTGCTGGTGCCGCTCGCCGCCGGGATCGTCGCCGGGCTCGCGGTGCTGCGCCGGGTGGCCGATCGTCGGCAGCGGTGGGCGGGCGTGGCCACCGCCGCCGGCGTGGCCGGGGTGACCGTCGGAGTGCTCGTCTGGGCCGGGTCCGGCGGGGTGAGCGGGGGACCGTGGCCGCACATCGGCGCGGTGGGATGGCAGGTGGGTCCGGTGCTCGCCGGTGTCGTCCTCGTGGTGGCCGGCGCCTGGGTCGGCGCCGCCGCACGGGGCGCGGCGGTCGGCCCCAACGGACACGAGCCGGATCCGGCGCCTGACGACGCCCACCCGGCCGACGCACCCGCGACCGACGGGGACGGGGCGGACGGACCCGCCGAGGACGACGACACGACGACGTGGCCCGACGGGGACGGCGCAGACCGCGCCGGCGACGGCACCGTCCCGGACGCCGACGCCCCCGCGGCGACCGGAACCGGGTTCGACGCGTTCGACGGGTCCGACACGTTCGACGCGGACGAGGCCTCCCCGGAGCGACCGGCGACCGGAGACGCGCGGGACGACGTCCGGGCGGTCGGGGACCGACCGGCCCCGGCCGACGCCCACGACGATCCCGCCACCGACGCCGTCACCCCCACGAAGTCCACCGCGGGTGCGGACGAGCGGCCCGACGGCGTTCCCTTCTCCGACGGCACGACCGGTGATGGCGCCGGCACCGACGGCAGCCTCACCACTCCCGACAGCGGCACGCCCGACAGCGGCACGCCCGACAGCGGCACGCCCGGCGGCGGCACGACCGGTGGAGGAACCACGGCCGGCCGGGCCGACGGCGTTCCCGCCGGCATCACCACTCCCGGCGGCATCCCCGCGCCCGACGGCACCACTGCCGACCTCACCACGCCCGGCGGCGCCATAACCACCGGCGGCGTCGACGACCCGGAACCGGACGACCCGACCGTCGGCACCGTCGGGTCCGGCGGTGGGTCGCACCCGGTCGACGACCCGGACGCAACCCGGCGCCCGTCCCGCGACGACGCCTGA
- the sucC gene encoding ADP-forming succinate--CoA ligase subunit beta, producing the protein MDLYEYQAKELFTKHGVPGNPGVVVTDAEAAEAAATELGTAVMVKSQVKIGGRGKAGGVKFAATPADAREKAEAILGLDIKGHVTRQVLITTASDIAEEYYVSYLLDRSNRTFLAMASKDGGMEIEQLAVERPEALAKVPVDAVTGVDRAKAAEIADAGRFPAEVRDQVIDILVQLWEVFVAEDATLVEVNPLVKDPDGKVLALDGKVSLDENAEFRHPEHAAFADTAAQNPLEARAKEKNLNYVKLDGQVGIIGNGAGLVMSTLDVVAYAGEAHGGVKPANFLDIGGGASATVMANGLDIILSDTDVKSVFVNVFGGITACDAVANGIVQALEILGDEASKPLVVRLDGNNVEEGLRILAEAAHPMVTVVATMDEAADKAAELAHAAA; encoded by the coding sequence GTGGATCTTTACGAGTACCAGGCGAAGGAACTGTTCACGAAGCACGGCGTACCCGGCAACCCGGGCGTCGTCGTCACGGATGCGGAGGCAGCCGAGGCGGCCGCGACCGAGCTGGGCACCGCCGTCATGGTCAAGTCCCAGGTCAAGATCGGCGGCCGTGGCAAGGCCGGCGGCGTGAAGTTCGCCGCCACCCCGGCCGACGCTCGGGAGAAGGCCGAGGCCATCCTGGGCCTGGACATCAAGGGTCACGTCACCCGGCAGGTGCTGATCACCACGGCCAGCGACATCGCCGAGGAGTACTACGTCTCCTACCTGCTCGACCGGTCCAACCGCACGTTCCTGGCCATGGCCAGCAAGGACGGCGGCATGGAGATCGAGCAGCTCGCCGTCGAGCGCCCCGAGGCGCTGGCCAAGGTCCCCGTCGACGCCGTCACCGGGGTCGACCGCGCCAAGGCGGCCGAGATCGCCGACGCCGGCCGGTTCCCGGCCGAGGTGCGCGATCAGGTCATCGACATCCTCGTCCAGCTGTGGGAGGTCTTCGTCGCCGAGGACGCCACCCTCGTCGAGGTCAACCCCCTGGTCAAGGACCCGGACGGCAAGGTGCTGGCGCTGGACGGCAAGGTCTCGCTGGACGAGAACGCCGAATTCCGCCACCCCGAGCACGCCGCCTTCGCCGACACCGCGGCGCAGAACCCGCTCGAGGCGCGCGCCAAGGAGAAGAACCTCAACTACGTCAAGCTCGACGGCCAGGTCGGCATCATCGGCAACGGCGCGGGCCTGGTCATGTCCACCCTGGACGTCGTCGCCTACGCCGGCGAGGCCCACGGCGGTGTCAAGCCCGCCAACTTCCTGGACATCGGCGGCGGCGCCAGCGCGACCGTGATGGCGAACGGGCTGGACATCATCCTGTCCGACACCGACGTGAAGAGCGTCTTCGTCAACGTCTTCGGTGGCATCACCGCCTGTGACGCGGTGGCCAACGGCATCGTCCAGGCGCTGGAGATCCTCGGCGACGAGGCCAGCAAGCCGCTGGTCGTCCGTCTCGACGGCAACAACGTCGAGGAGGGCCTGCGGATCCTCGCCGAGGCCGCCCACCCCATGGTGACCGTCGTGGCCACCATGGACGAGGCCGCCGACAAGGCCGCCGAACTCGCGCACGCCGCAGCCTGA
- the panC gene encoding pantoate--beta-alanine ligase: protein MIVARTVADLRARVAARRRPDTTVGVVPTMGALHDGHLELVRRARADCDVVVLTVFVNPAQFDDAADLAAYPRTEERDLELARRAGVDVAFVPPVAEVYPAGFTATVALRGPLVETFEGATRGSGHFTGVTTVVAKLFGMVGADRAYFGRKDAQQLRVIQAMVADLDLDVEVVPVTTVREADGLALSSRNVRLTADDRTRSVALSRGLSAAAAALADGERDAAALLRIAGAPLDAAGIRPDYLAVVDERTFLPVDRLERPALLLVAAPLGAVRLIDNVLLSAP, encoded by the coding sequence ATGATCGTCGCCCGCACCGTCGCCGACCTCCGCGCCCGGGTCGCCGCCCGGCGCCGGCCGGACACCACCGTCGGGGTGGTGCCGACCATGGGTGCGCTGCACGACGGCCATCTCGAGCTGGTGCGGCGGGCGCGCGCCGACTGCGACGTCGTGGTGCTGACCGTCTTCGTGAACCCCGCCCAGTTCGACGACGCCGCCGACCTGGCCGCCTACCCCCGCACCGAGGAGCGTGACCTCGAGCTGGCCCGCCGGGCCGGGGTGGACGTCGCCTTCGTGCCGCCGGTCGCCGAGGTGTACCCGGCGGGCTTCACCGCGACGGTCGCCCTGCGGGGACCGCTGGTGGAGACGTTCGAGGGCGCGACCCGGGGCTCGGGGCACTTCACCGGGGTCACCACCGTCGTGGCGAAGCTGTTCGGCATGGTCGGTGCCGACCGGGCGTACTTCGGGCGCAAGGACGCCCAGCAGCTCCGGGTCATCCAGGCGATGGTCGCCGACCTCGATCTGGACGTGGAGGTGGTGCCGGTGACCACCGTCCGGGAGGCCGACGGTCTGGCCCTGTCCAGCCGCAACGTCCGGCTGACCGCCGACGACCGGACGCGCTCCGTCGCGCTGAGCCGCGGGCTCTCCGCCGCGGCGGCCGCACTGGCCGACGGCGAGCGCGACGCGGCCGCCCTGCTGCGGATCGCCGGCGCCCCCCTGGACGCGGCCGGCATCCGGCCGGACTACCTCGCGGTCGTGGACGAGCGCACCTTCCTGCCGGTCGACCGTCTGGAACGGCCGGCCCTGCTGCTCGTCGCGGCGCCGCTGGGAGCCGTCCGGCTGATCGACAACGTGCTGCTGAGCGCACCGTGA